A single region of the Aeromicrobium chenweiae genome encodes:
- a CDS encoding heparan-alpha-glucosaminide N-acetyltransferase domain-containing protein, protein MAVAADTPVRAPSRVEAVDVARGVALIGMMLAHLGPVWLGADPPVGHMIAGGRAAPLFAMLAGVSLTLVQRRDPEGVGSVRATIVRGILLVALGLSLGAIEDMPVLIILAFYGLMIVVALPFRGLPTPWLALLAVVWTLASGFVVVALQVLHGPVDAGQAEAEDLEHPFSLLQELTVLGAYPALAWFSYVLVGLLVGRLDVRRPVVACRLVGLGTALVVVTLGAGWLLVREGAVEDPSGFGWRSLFTGRYGPTEWNDLLRLGQHTSTPLNLVSATGSALLAIGLCALAVRVPWLRLALTPLRAAGTMTLTLYTVHALWFWRLASAHDDALGPRRGGYDDWLLQVVVLCAVAVAWQRWVGRGPLESLVRVVSVPPTLSARKNAPARDRGVDSSG, encoded by the coding sequence ATGGCGGTCGCGGCGGACACCCCGGTGCGGGCGCCGTCGCGGGTCGAGGCCGTCGACGTCGCCCGGGGCGTCGCGCTGATCGGCATGATGCTGGCGCACCTCGGTCCCGTCTGGCTCGGGGCCGACCCGCCGGTCGGCCACATGATCGCCGGGGGCCGGGCCGCCCCGCTGTTCGCGATGCTCGCGGGGGTGTCGCTGACGCTGGTCCAGCGACGCGACCCCGAGGGGGTGGGGTCGGTACGGGCCACGATCGTCCGTGGGATCCTGCTCGTCGCCCTGGGGCTGTCGCTCGGGGCCATCGAGGACATGCCCGTGCTGATCATCCTGGCCTTCTACGGACTGATGATCGTCGTCGCGCTGCCGTTCCGGGGCCTGCCGACGCCTTGGCTCGCGCTGCTCGCCGTCGTCTGGACACTGGCGTCGGGCTTCGTGGTCGTCGCGCTGCAGGTGCTGCACGGGCCGGTGGACGCCGGGCAGGCCGAGGCGGAGGACCTGGAGCACCCGTTCTCCCTCCTGCAGGAGCTCACGGTCCTCGGGGCCTACCCGGCCCTTGCCTGGTTTTCCTACGTGCTGGTGGGGCTGCTCGTCGGACGGCTCGACGTGCGACGACCGGTGGTCGCGTGCCGGCTGGTCGGCCTCGGCACGGCCCTGGTCGTCGTGACCCTCGGGGCCGGTTGGCTCCTGGTGCGCGAGGGCGCCGTCGAGGACCCGTCCGGGTTCGGCTGGCGGTCGCTGTTCACCGGGCGCTACGGGCCCACGGAGTGGAACGACCTGCTCCGGCTCGGCCAGCACACGTCGACGCCACTGAACCTGGTCAGTGCGACCGGCTCGGCGCTGCTGGCCATCGGCCTGTGCGCCCTGGCCGTCCGGGTGCCGTGGCTGCGGCTGGCGCTGACCCCTCTGCGGGCAGCAGGGACGATGACGCTGACCCTCTACACCGTGCACGCGCTGTGGTTCTGGCGTCTCGCGTCTGCCCACGACGACGCGCTCGGCCCGCGGCGCGGAGGCTACGACGACTGGTTGCTCCAGGTCGTCGTGCTCTGCGCCGTCGCAGTCGCGTGGCAGCGCTGGGTCGGCAGGGGACCGCTGGAGTCGCTGGTGCGTGTGGTGTCCGTCCCGCCGACCCTCAGCGCACGAAAAAACGCCCCGGCACGAGACCGGGGCGTTGATTCATCGGGCTGA
- the holA gene encoding DNA polymerase III subunit delta, giving the protein MASAFGKILLITGNAEFLADRTRAKAVKVVTGEQPEVEVAMSTASGLQPGELAGLTSPSLFSDASALVLTELQDLPEVAQKELLAYVAAPSPDVAVILVHSGGQKGKGLLDKLRKESVVTEVKVEQPKYERDFAKWVYTEVRDLGARIDEEAATLLVASIGQDLRALAGAADQLVANLEKGTEISASLVRQYFGGRADVRGYEIADATLNGQINVALEQARWAESAKVAPVLITSALATGLRSLAKLAGAPEGMRDNDLAAHIGAPPFKIRTMRSQLRSWDQAGLAAAISAVAQADLDVKGGAADPAFAVERMVLQVAAQRRR; this is encoded by the coding sequence GTGGCCTCGGCATTCGGCAAGATCCTGCTCATCACCGGCAACGCCGAGTTCCTCGCCGACCGCACCCGCGCGAAGGCCGTCAAGGTCGTCACGGGGGAGCAGCCCGAGGTCGAGGTCGCGATGTCGACCGCGTCCGGCCTGCAGCCCGGCGAGCTCGCCGGCCTGACGAGTCCCTCGCTGTTCAGCGACGCGAGCGCGCTGGTGCTGACCGAGCTGCAGGATCTCCCCGAGGTCGCCCAGAAGGAGCTGCTGGCGTACGTCGCGGCGCCCTCGCCCGACGTCGCCGTGATCCTCGTGCACAGCGGTGGGCAGAAGGGCAAGGGCCTGCTCGACAAGCTGCGCAAGGAATCTGTCGTCACCGAGGTCAAGGTCGAGCAGCCCAAGTACGAGCGAGACTTCGCCAAGTGGGTCTACACCGAGGTGCGTGACCTCGGTGCCCGCATCGACGAGGAGGCCGCCACGCTGCTCGTCGCCTCGATCGGGCAGGACCTGCGAGCCCTGGCCGGCGCCGCGGACCAGCTCGTGGCCAACCTCGAGAAGGGCACCGAGATCTCGGCGTCCCTCGTGCGGCAGTACTTCGGCGGCCGGGCCGACGTGCGGGGATACGAGATCGCGGACGCGACGCTCAACGGCCAGATCAACGTCGCCCTGGAGCAGGCCCGCTGGGCGGAGTCGGCCAAGGTTGCGCCGGTCCTCATCACGAGCGCCCTCGCCACCGGGCTGCGCTCGCTCGCCAAGCTCGCCGGCGCCCCCGAGGGCATGCGCGACAACGATCTGGCGGCCCACATCGGGGCGCCGCCGTTCAAGATCCGCACGATGCGCTCACAGCTGCGCAGCTGGGACCAGGCAGGTCTCGCCGCGGCGATCTCTGCGGTGGCCCAGGCCGACCTGGACGTCAAGGGCGGCGCGGCCGACCCCGCGTTCGCGGTCGAGCGCATGGTCCTGCAGGTCGCGGCTCAGCGCAGGCGCTAG
- the rpsT gene encoding 30S ribosomal protein S20 — protein MANIKSQIKRNRQNELARERNKSVRSALKTAVRRFEEAVTAGNNDDAKKLAGEATRKLDKAASKKVIHKNQAANRKSAIAKKAASL, from the coding sequence GTGGCGAATATCAAGTCGCAGATCAAGCGCAACCGCCAGAACGAGCTGGCTCGTGAGCGCAACAAGTCCGTGCGCTCCGCGCTGAAGACGGCCGTCCGCCGCTTCGAGGAGGCCGTCACGGCCGGCAACAACGACGACGCCAAGAAGCTCGCCGGTGAGGCGACCCGCAAGCTCGACAAGGCTGCCTCGAAGAAGGTCATCCACAAGAACCAGGCGGCGAACCGCAAGTCGGCCATCGCCAAGAAGGCCGCGTCGCTCTGA
- a CDS encoding AAA family ATPase, whose amino-acid sequence MKLYSLTLQAIGPFAGPHTIDLAALGRSGLFLLEGPTGAGKSTIIDAIVFALYGGLAGETASKERLHSHHAAVGVEPYVDLVFEVESGIYRVRRTASHRRPKRRGEGFMQENEKVVLTRLTDVDQPEAGVTVSTSTQEVGHEIAELVGLRKDQFLQTVVLPQGEFAKFLRSSGEDRKNLLETIFRTDVYELITKTLTEMRREAKARTEDARQGVETAVAVLAGAAGVDTQTLADDGVVDLERVDAVIAEMEDAASRTQATAAEAAAARTAADVQVREAETLTACLARRADLLARQETLRAEAEDVAAAAVALTAGRRAAVVATAVAGARTAAADAEQAATAHDAVALELAPDHELSDEECAGLADALGERLTHLRQLIDLESGFGRREAEIARLDTQVADADVRLAEIEASLAARPAQYDLLQQARDEQVALAERLPAATASHEQALRALDAARNAEAKLEAVARAHAERDEQVLAAQHAVDHHRDLRRRRLQGMAGELAASLVDGEPCAVCGGVEHPRPAAQAHDHPDDDTIAAADAAAVAAEDLARQAASVVDRLEVELAAAQEAAGGLTAAAAEAALAAAAQALQDARRAGRQVGVIDAEVKALDAAELADEKQRAETDKTRAQLADRRVSLAESLAADGRRVADALDDDAPSLAAAAQRATRERALVQRYAATAHELRRAEERLTDARATLQRQLDEQDFADEAAALAAVVPPADLRHLEQVVTTHQQQLAIVTNGLQAPDVAALTGDEDPDLDRARLTCTEAAQAEKEAAHEASTARHRAEQVRDRRAGLTHALGQLAAAAAGAEAVIRMADVADGTSRANLKHLTLGTYVLMRRFEDVVVAANARLGPMSDGRYQLRATDEKERGARGRRTGLALAVVDTETGQEREPRTLSGGETFYASLCLALGLADVVTGEAGGVEIGTLFVDEGFGSLDPETLEDVMSEITALARGGRVVGIVSHVEDLKLRVADRIEVRRQPDGSSTLTVRA is encoded by the coding sequence ATGAAGCTCTACTCGCTCACCCTTCAGGCGATCGGCCCGTTCGCGGGGCCGCACACGATCGACCTCGCGGCCCTGGGCCGGTCGGGGTTGTTCCTGCTGGAGGGCCCGACCGGTGCCGGCAAGTCCACGATCATCGACGCGATCGTCTTCGCCCTGTACGGCGGGCTCGCCGGCGAGACGGCCAGCAAGGAGCGGCTGCACAGCCACCACGCCGCCGTCGGCGTCGAGCCTTACGTCGACCTGGTGTTCGAGGTCGAGTCCGGCATCTACCGAGTACGCCGGACCGCGTCCCACCGTCGGCCCAAGCGCCGCGGCGAGGGCTTCATGCAGGAGAACGAGAAGGTCGTCCTGACCCGGCTGACCGACGTCGATCAGCCCGAGGCGGGCGTCACGGTCTCCACCAGCACGCAGGAGGTGGGCCACGAGATCGCCGAGCTGGTCGGCCTGCGCAAGGACCAGTTCCTGCAGACGGTCGTGCTGCCCCAGGGTGAGTTCGCGAAGTTCCTGCGCTCGTCCGGCGAGGACCGCAAGAACCTGCTCGAGACGATCTTCCGCACCGACGTCTACGAGCTGATCACCAAGACGCTGACCGAGATGCGGCGCGAGGCCAAGGCCCGCACCGAGGACGCCCGGCAGGGCGTCGAGACCGCGGTTGCCGTGCTCGCGGGCGCGGCGGGCGTGGACACGCAGACGCTGGCCGACGACGGGGTCGTCGACCTCGAGCGCGTGGACGCCGTGATCGCCGAGATGGAGGACGCGGCGAGCCGTACGCAGGCCACTGCTGCGGAGGCCGCGGCAGCACGCACGGCGGCCGACGTGCAGGTCCGCGAGGCCGAGACGTTGACGGCCTGCCTGGCGAGGCGTGCAGACCTCCTCGCCCGGCAGGAGACACTGCGAGCCGAGGCCGAGGACGTCGCCGCGGCCGCTGTCGCGCTGACCGCCGGACGACGTGCGGCCGTGGTCGCCACGGCCGTGGCAGGGGCTCGCACCGCAGCCGCGGACGCCGAGCAGGCGGCGACCGCCCACGACGCGGTCGCCCTCGAGCTCGCGCCGGACCACGAGCTGAGCGACGAGGAGTGCGCCGGGCTCGCGGACGCGCTGGGCGAACGGCTGACCCACCTGCGGCAGCTCATCGACCTCGAGTCCGGCTTCGGGCGGCGGGAGGCCGAGATCGCCCGGCTGGACACCCAGGTCGCGGACGCCGACGTCCGGCTCGCCGAGATCGAGGCCAGTCTCGCGGCCCGGCCGGCCCAGTACGACCTGTTGCAGCAGGCGCGCGACGAGCAGGTGGCACTCGCCGAGCGGCTGCCGGCCGCCACCGCGAGCCACGAGCAGGCCCTTCGGGCGCTCGACGCTGCCCGGAACGCCGAGGCCAAGCTCGAGGCGGTGGCCCGGGCGCACGCCGAGCGCGACGAGCAGGTCCTGGCCGCTCAGCACGCGGTCGACCACCACCGCGACCTGCGCCGGCGACGGCTGCAGGGCATGGCCGGCGAGCTCGCGGCGTCCCTGGTCGACGGGGAGCCGTGCGCGGTCTGCGGCGGCGTCGAGCACCCCCGTCCGGCCGCGCAGGCCCACGACCACCCCGACGACGACACGATCGCGGCGGCCGACGCAGCCGCCGTCGCGGCGGAGGACCTCGCCCGCCAGGCCGCGTCCGTCGTGGACCGCCTCGAGGTCGAGCTCGCCGCGGCGCAGGAGGCGGCCGGCGGCCTGACCGCGGCTGCAGCCGAGGCCGCCCTGGCCGCGGCGGCGCAGGCGCTCCAGGACGCGCGGCGCGCGGGACGCCAGGTCGGGGTGATCGACGCCGAGGTCAAGGCGCTCGACGCCGCCGAGCTCGCCGACGAGAAGCAGCGCGCCGAGACCGACAAGACGCGCGCCCAGCTGGCGGACCGCCGGGTCTCGCTGGCGGAGTCCCTCGCAGCGGACGGCAGGCGGGTGGCCGACGCGCTCGACGACGACGCGCCTTCGCTCGCAGCGGCGGCCCAGCGCGCCACCCGCGAGCGCGCGCTCGTGCAGCGGTACGCCGCGACGGCCCACGAGCTCCGGCGCGCCGAGGAACGCCTTACCGACGCCCGGGCCACGCTGCAGCGCCAGCTCGACGAGCAGGACTTCGCCGACGAGGCCGCAGCGCTGGCCGCCGTGGTGCCGCCGGCAGACCTGCGCCATCTCGAGCAGGTCGTCACGACCCACCAGCAGCAGCTCGCGATCGTCACCAACGGGCTGCAGGCGCCCGACGTGGCGGCACTGACCGGCGACGAGGACCCCGACCTGGACCGGGCGCGCCTGACCTGCACCGAGGCGGCCCAGGCCGAGAAGGAGGCCGCGCACGAGGCGAGCACCGCCCGGCACCGCGCGGAGCAGGTGCGCGACCGACGTGCGGGGCTGACCCATGCCCTCGGGCAGCTCGCGGCTGCCGCTGCGGGAGCGGAGGCGGTCATCCGCATGGCCGACGTGGCCGACGGCACCTCCCGCGCGAACCTCAAGCACCTCACTCTCGGCACGTACGTCCTCATGCGCCGGTTCGAGGACGTCGTGGTCGCGGCGAACGCCCGCCTCGGTCCGATGTCCGACGGCCGCTACCAGCTGCGGGCCACCGACGAGAAGGAGCGGGGAGCCCGCGGCCGGCGCACCGGTCTGGCACTGGCCGTCGTCGACACCGAGACCGGTCAGGAGCGCGAGCCGCGCACCCTGTCGGGCGGTGAGACGTTCTACGCCTCCCTGTGCCTGGCGCTGGGCCTGGCCGACGTCGTCACGGGCGAGGCGGGTGGCGTCGAGATCGGCACGCTCTTCGTCGACGAGGGCTTCGGCTCGCTCGATCCCGAGACCCTCGAGGACGTGATGTCCGAGATCACCGCGCTGGCCCGGGGCGGACGTGTCGTCGGCATCGTCAGCCACGTCGAGGACCTCAAGCTGCGGGTCGCCGACCGGATCGAGGTGCGCCGTCAGCCCGACGGGTCCTCGACCCTCACCGTGCGTGCCTGA